TGTTTGTTTGATGAAATTGAATTACAGTTGCCTTTCATCATCAAGGACTTTCCTTTTTCAGtttattttttgtaattataatcacacacacatattttttatcttggCAGTAGGGACAATTTATGCTAGGTTTGGAGGATTTATTTGATTGGATATTATTTAGGGTAAATTGATTGGATATTGTTTACAGTAAATTGCCTTTTATCCTCTGTAGTTTGGTATTTTATCACATAACCCCCTTATTGTTGAACATCCTATTTATAACCTTCTCATGGTTTGAGTTAAAATGTCATCGTTAAAATTAACGGTCAATAATGAAAAGTCAAAgtcaaattaataaattaacaaaTTCATTCTTCCActacttttttgctttttttttcttttttccttttgtttctctctcatttttttttgggaagagAAGAGTTGATTTTGAAAGCCTATATTTTGGCCTACAAAAacttaattttctccaaatacaaaagagatggaaaggaaatgaaaaaataaataagaaataaaaagatggaagggaaatataaaacaaataaataagaaacaaaaaatatgaaatattttttaactaCAAATATCATTATAGGTGTTTAAACCAAATCTTTAATGATATTCTCTAGttcttatttatatattttttttatttcaattgttttcctttttatgtttggaggaaaaaaaagggtaaTGAAAGGATAACTTTGTCAATTTATTAATTTGACTTTGACTCTCTACTATCCATTGACCGTTAGTTTTAATGAAAAACTAACAGTGACACCTTAACCCAGAACATGAGAAGGTTATTTATAGGTTTTTAAACCATTGGAGAGTTTTATGATAAATCACCAAATCACAGGGGGTAAAAGATAATTTACCCCATTATTTATTGCGCCTAATGGCTATAAAAGTTGAATGTGCCAACCTACCCAATATATTTTAGCAAAACTCAAGCATGATTATTGAATTGTCTTAAGAATTAGCTTTTTGTAATTctggtaaaaaaataaatattactaTGATATTAAAGTATCAACACGAACAAATATAACATTTGAAGTACACTTAGATTACATAGATTCATTGtctaccaaattttttttttttaaataaacagTTTGATACAATAATTCTCAAATTATGACAATCTAAATACAGGTAGATAGTAATCAACATAATAAGAAAGTTAGGAGGGATGTTCTTGTCACCTTCCTATTAGACCATTAACAAACCATCAATGCCTCAATATGAAAGTTTCTGGGTTCTTAAATTAATTGTTCAtatatcgaaaaaaaaaaaaatgcgagCAGAAATGTGCATAGTAAAACGTTTCGACTCTAACCATTGCATGGAAATGGGGTAATTTGTGAAAGAAAAAACGTGTTTAACAAACGACCGACTTCGACTAACGTTATGAAataaaagaatttgaagaacGTTTCCACAAATGGAGGTTGTTAATTATTTAATAAGCACTTCAATGCTTATGGAGGTTTCCTGCATTGCTTTACAATAACTTTCATTAAGTAAATATGCCGAAGAATAAATGTTTAGCTCCATTAGCCCACAAAATACAAGCTAGAGAATGCACTTTAAGTCGCTATTAATAGGACTTATGTGTGAGAGAGAAAGAACTAACACTTTAAGGATTATGCAGGTCTTTCGAATTTCTTTATaggattaattttatatacgctgccaatgtatatatatatatatatatactatcacCATTAGATATATAATACAtgcataaaatttaaatttaaaatttaaaatttcttcatgtatcatccatccaatcatgataatatatatagtgacagtgtatataaaatttactcttttttgTAGCCCCAATTCTTGACTGTGTTAGTACATAATGCATCTAGCTAGCACTAAATCATGATTTTCAAGAGGATCTGCACACATAGGCATGGCATATTCCCAATATACTTATTCAACTTTTAGCAACAGCAGAGGGCCTACAGGCAAAACTTTTCaactatgttttttttttttttttttcgtgtgGAAACGATAGGATTCAACTATGCTTTCTTGACAGGTAACCTTTTACACATTTGGTAATGACGAAACTCCTACTTTACTTTCTGTTGAAACTAGAGAGCTAATCTCAAGGCCTGGACCTTAAGTCATGTTACAATAAATAAAATCAGTAAGGACCATGAAGACTGTTTGATCTACAGCCTACATCTAATACGTGAAAAGTCGTCTGATTTCATTAATGACTATTAAGCATTGTAGAGCTGTCAAAGTATGTCGACTACAGCATGCTCAGTGTAAGTAAAATTTAGTCATTATTCTTGCATGTGAGGGTTTAAGGAGACAAAGTAGGAATTTTGGATCCAATTTAttacaaaataataacaaaaaagaGGATTTAACCAGGTTGCGACTCTAATTTGACATGATAGCCAGTACCTCGAATACCAAGAAGTATACTGTACTTCGAAAGGACTGAGGATTTGTGATGAGGGACAGCACAAAGAAATGCTTTTGTTCTGCACAAGTTTGCAGAGAGGAAGAAATTCTGATGCACAGTGACTAATGAAATTCCAAAGACCTGTGTACTTTCTAGTGATTATCAAAGGTAAATGAAGTATGTAAAACTTAATTAGTTTAAACATCTTCAATAGATCTGCAGTCAACTTTTCCATGCCTTGCCTATAATAAACTCTCAGTGGTTCATTATTATTTGTTTCAAGTAGTGACCATACATTGTGACAAAAGAGTTTGTTTCAAATTTACTGGATCAAGGGCCACAGTCTTCATTATGAAAATAATTAGGTATTCattgttatgttgtatatgcaAGTGCACAAATTTTATTTGTCTTTCAACTATATAGAACATAAACTCATCATGGTAGCCAATAGAACTTGATTGTGTACTGAGTGATGCTTCTTGACACAAATTCACGGTTCCAAAATACTGCATCTTCCTCTATATTCACCTTGTGTACATGTGATCAGGCCCAAACTCAATATTTGTGCATTGACTGGCAGTGAATGTAAAATTGAGCAGACCTTGACACCAATTTGTCTCTATCTATTGTCCTAACAGAAATGAATCTGACCAGCTGGTCAGAAAACACCAGTGAACAGCAAtaaacaaaaacaaccaaaagttCAAAACTGTAAAGTTGCATTAGTATGAAGATTATATAATCAAGTTCACACCAATCAAGGGTCATTTCTATcatcattttaattttttttcccttctatcAGGTCAATTCTACACTAAACAAGGATTATTTTTTGATGtaaaaaattaatgtatttagaaagagaggaaaaagtagagaaagagaagaagagaaaCATCGTCTGCAgtaattaacaataaatcaaggAGAAAAAATAGCACAAAAGTGGGAATTTTGCTTCTACCACGGTAGATAACAGTAATTTATTAGAGTTCTCAGCTATATTTTTGCTACCTGTGATCTGGATTCTGCCCATTTCAAGTTTCATTCTTCTGGCTTCAGCTCAAAGATTTTCTATGATTTCCAGAAGCACTTTCTTAGAACTCCCACCAACTTCATAGGCCTTCCTAGCttcttccttcaccttctttgCCTTTATCCTCAATGTTTTATCCTGCATCAACTGGACAATTTGATCCCCAATCTCCTCTCCCTTCACTAGATTCTCCCCCAGCCAACCCCAATGCCTCATCCATACTCCAAGGCCAGCCTTCTCTGCCACTTCTGCGTTCAACTTTTGGTCTCCATTTAGAGGCCAAGCCAGTATAGGCACCCCAAATCGAGCTGCTTCAGTTACAGAATTCCACCCACAATGGCTTACAAATCCTCCGATTGCTGGATGCGCAAAAACTTGCTCTTGCTCCACCCATCCTTTACAAACTAGCCCCTTCTTCTTTGTTCTTTCAAGAAATGAACTGCCAAGCAAATCTTGCAGATCTTCCCTCTCGTCTTTGTCAACTTTGGTAGTCTTTATTACCCAAAGAAATCTGCATCCACTTCTCTCCAGTCCGTTTCCGAGTTCCCTTATTTGTTCCTTTGACAATGCTGTTCTGCTTCCAAAACTAACATAGACTACAGACTCATTTGGTTGGCCATCTAGCCACTGCAGATAAGAGCCAGCTTTCACGACAGCCTTACAAGGCTCGTATGGTCCTATGGGGAGAAAAGGCGGTAAATGAGCCAGCACCCTGCCAGTATTCACTGCAGCAATTGTTTCAGACTCAAACCAATCAAAGCTATTAAGTAGAATACCGTTGGCTTTCGAGAGAAATTGAGCATTTAAACGGATGTGGGCTGTGAAAATATGATCTGGAGTAAAGAAGGGAGGAGGAAGGCTTGAAATTGGCACCGAAGCTAAACCCGGAAGCTGAATGCTAGAGTCTTCCGAACTTTTGCTTTCGAGTATCAAGTCAGGAAGACAAGCCATAAGCGAAAAAAATCTAGCTGAAGTGGTGGATACAATGTAAAGGGGGATAGATAATTCATCAGCTAGACGATTGATATCGGCTGCAACAGCAAAGTCAGCGAAGATGGCTGATAGAGGCGGAGTAGATAAGGAAGCCAAGAGAGGATGCAGGAGATGAACTGAGCTACTAATATCTAGAAATCGAGCAAAGAAAGGATCAGGTTTTTCAGCGTCTGCAAATTCGGATGGACTGCTGGGAATTGGGAGATGAAAATCAAGCCGATTGATTTGAGGGTGGGAAGCAAAGAAGGCAGACAATTCGTTGGACTCTGCACCAGAAACTGGAGGCTGAACAGCAATCAAGGTAACTCTGCATTGGCAATTAGGAGAAGCAAGCATGGCTGCCAATCTCAGAAATGGGACCAAATGGCCTATTCCTGCACTAGGAAACAGAGCTACATGTGCAACTGCTCTCTTCTGGGAATCA
This region of Coffea arabica cultivar ET-39 chromosome 3c, Coffea Arabica ET-39 HiFi, whole genome shotgun sequence genomic DNA includes:
- the LOC113735132 gene encoding UDP-glycosyltransferase 708C2-like, coding for MSMSRIGDSQKRAVAHVALFPSAGIGHLVPFLRLAAMLASPNCQCRVTLIAVQPPVSGAESNELSAFFASHPQINRLDFHLPIPSSPSEFADAEKPDPFFARFLDISSSVHLLHPLLASLSTPPLSAIFADFAVAADINRLADELSIPLYIVSTTSARFFSLMACLPDLILESKSSEDSSIQLPGLASVPISSLPPPFFTPDHIFTAHIRLNAQFLSKANGILLNSFDWFESETIAAVNTGRVLAHLPPFLPIGPYEPCKAVVKAGSYLQWLDGQPNESVVYVSFGSRTALSKEQIRELGNGLERSGCRFLWVIKTTKVDKDEREDLQDLLGSSFLERTKKKGLVCKGWVEQEQVFAHPAIGGFVSHCGWNSVTEAARFGVPILAWPLNGDQKLNAEVAEKAGLGVWMRHWGWLGENLVKGEEIGDQIVQLMQDKTLRIKAKKVKEEARKAYEVGGSSKKVLLEIIENL